DNA sequence from the Pirellulales bacterium genome:
GCGTGATCGAAGTACCGGATCTTAGCCATCGTGAACGGCCTGCAAACCGCGGCCATCCACTTCTCCCAGGTCTTGTCGCCGACCAGGGCGATCCGTTTGATTTTGGTGCAGTGCGTGCTGGAGAACTTGATGTCGTCCCAGAGGGCCTTCGCGTCCCAGCCGTGGAAATCTTGGAACTCGGCGAGGACGTTCACCTTGCCGTCCTTGGCGATTTCGGCATCCACCAGGGGGACGAATTTCTTGTAGTCCTC
Encoded proteins:
- a CDS encoding STAS/SEC14 domain-containing protein — its product is MIEQITGLPAHAVGFKISGKLHDEDYKKFVPLVDAEIAKDGKVNVLAEFQDFHGWDAKALWDDIKFSSTHCTKIKRIALVGDKTWEKWMAAVCRPFTMAKIRYFDHAQLDDARKWLASDEK